One genomic region from Equus asinus isolate D_3611 breed Donkey chromosome 8, EquAss-T2T_v2, whole genome shotgun sequence encodes:
- the LOC106848180 gene encoding melanoma antigen preferentially expressed in tumors: MWPKRSQQVHFQDSFRSRFFRMGVQAPRRLLELAGQSLLKNEALAIAALEELPMELFPPLFTAVFTGRHSKILKAMVQAWPFRCLPLGALMKEQQPHQETFQAALDGLDVLLAQEVRPRRWKLQVLDLRKKVHQDFWTVWSGTRAGICSFLEPEAVQPMRKRRKVDGLRVGPKPPSAPVEVLIDLCLKEGSPDASLAYVIKKVKQGRGLVHLCCKRLKIFAVPMQNIKNILKMVQLDSIQDLEVNCTWNLSTLGQFAPYLGQMGSLRRLLLSHIRMSSHTTPAKEEQGVSQFTSQFLSLHHLRELYLDSISFLKDRLDQFLRCLKTPLETLSITNCLLSELDLTRLSQCPNISQLKHLDLSGVTLSCISPESLQVLIERTSATLQDLDLDECGIMDSHFTAILPALGRCSQLTILSFSGNPISMAVLENLLRHTVGLSKLSHVLYPAPLESYEVDYGTLHLGRLAYLHARLKQMLQELGRPNMVWFSANPCPDCGDRTFYDPEPIPCPCYLPA; this comes from the exons ATGTGGCCGAAACGCTCCCAACAAGTACACTTTCag GACTCATTTCGGAGCAGATTCTTCAGGATGGGCGTCCAAGCCCCGCGAAGACTCCTGGAACTGGCAGGTCAGAGCCTGCTGAAGAACGAAGCCTTGGCCATCGCCGCTCTGGAGGAGCTGCCCATGGAGCTCTTTCCGCCACTGTTCACGGCCGTCTTTACCGGGAGACACAGCAAGATCCTGAAGGCGATGGTGCAGGCCTGGCCCTTCCGCTGCCTGCCCCTGGGAGCCCTGATGAAGGAGCAGCAGCCTCACCAGGAGACCTTCCAAGCTGCACTAGATGGACTCGATGTCCTGCTTGCCCAGGAGGTTCGCCCCAG GAGATGGAAACTGCAAGTGCTGGACTTACGGAAGAAGGTTCACCAGGACTTCTGGACCGTGTGGTCTGGAACTAGGGCCGGTATATGCTCCTTCTTGGAGCCAGAGGCAGTCCAACCCATGAGGAAGAGGCGAAAAGTGGATGGTTTAAGGGTGGGGCCAAAGCCGCCCTCAGCTCCTGTGGAGGTGCTCATAGACCTTTGCCTCAAGGAGGGCAGCCCTGACGCGTCCCTCGCCTACGTCATTAAGAAAGTCAAGCAGGGCAGAGGTTTAGTACATCTGTGCTGTAAGAGGCTGAAGATTTTTGCAGTGCCGATGCAGAATATTAAGAATATCCTGAAAATGGTGCAGCTGGACTCTATACAGGATTTGGAAGTGAATTGCACTTGGAACCTGTCCACCCTGGGGCAGTTTGCTCCTTACCTGGGCCAGATGGGCAGTCTGCGCAGGCTCCTTCTGTCCCACATCCGCATGTCTTCCCACACTACCCCGGCGAAGGAGGAGCAAGGTGTCAGCCAGTTCACTTCCCAGTTCCTCAGTCTGCACCACCTCCGGGAGCTCTATTTGGACTCTATCTCCTTCCTCAAAGACCGCCTGGACCAGTTTCTCAG GTGCCTGAAGACCCCCTTAGAGACCCTGTCAATAACTAACTGCCTGCTTTCGGAATTAGACTTGACCCGTCTGTCCCAGTGCCCGAACATCAGTCAGCTGAAGCACCTGGATCTCAGCGGGGTCACCCTGAGCTGTATAAGTCCTGAGTCCCTCCAAGTTCTGATAGAGAGAACCTCTGCCACCCTCCAGGACCTGGACTTAGATGAGTGTGGGATCATGGACTCCCACTTCACTGCCatcctgcctgccctgggtcgCTGCTCCCAGCTTACCATCCTCAGCTTCAGTGGAAACCCCATCTCCATGGCCGTCCTAGAGAACCTGCTGCGCCACACCGTCGGGCTGAGCAAGCTGAGCCACGTGCTGTATCCCGCCCCCCTGGAGAGTTATGAGGTCGACTACGGCACCCTCCACCTGGGCAGACTGGCCTATCTGCACGCCAGGCTGAAGCAGATGTTGCAGGAGTTGGGGCGGCCTAACATGGTCTGGTTCAGTGCCAACCCCTGTCCTGACTGTGGCGACAGGACCTTCTATGACCCGGAGCCCATCCCGTGCCCCTGTTACCTGCCTGCCTAG